The Leishmania mexicana MHOM/GT/2001/U1103 complete genome, chromosome 26 genome includes a window with the following:
- a CDS encoding putative phosphatidyltransferase, with translation MAAMTPKPTSPSPGRIFLFVPNIIGYVRIAASIMAYLVARDYPALCLMLYASSFLLDAADGMAARALDQCSNFGAILDMLTDRASTAGFLVVLDRVLQPMPYGYTCVLAILLFLDVSSHFCRMYASVFIRKDTHKDVSDSIFWLLRVYYLNNRVMSIFCIGQEFAYIFLYAWANYASVAVVGDLLWYAFAVCVVPCFLKQVVNVQQLVDGLYHIACVDAQKRCAQGKYA, from the coding sequence ATGGCAGCAATGACTCCAAAGCCAACGAGCCCGAGTCCCGGGAGGATCTTCCTCTTCGTGCCAAACATTATCGGCTATGTCCGCATAGCGGCGTCGATCATGGCCTATCTGGTGGCACGCGACTACcctgcgctgtgcctcaTGCTCTACGCGTCCTCCTTCCTGCTGGACGCGGCTGACGGCATGGCGGCTCGAGCGTTGGACCAGTGCTCGAACTTTGGCGCCATTCTGGACATGCTCACCGATCGCGCTTCGACGGCTGGCTTCCTGGTGGTGCTTGACAGGGTACTGCAACCCATGCCGTACGGCTACACATGTGTCCTCGCCATACTTCTTTTCCTCGACGTGTCATCTCACTTTTGCCGCATGTACGCCTCCGTCTTTATCCGAAAGGATACCCACAAGGACGTGTCGGACAGCATCTTCTGGCTACTGCGCGTGTACTATCTAAACAACCGCGTAATGAGCATCTTCTGCATCGGGCAGGAGTTCGCATATATTTTCCTGTACGCATGGGCGAACTACGCTAgcgtcgcggtggtgggcgaCCTTCTGTGGTACGCCTTcgcggtgtgcgtggtgcCCTGCTTCTTGAAGCAGGTCGTcaatgtgcagcagctcgtggATGGCCTTTACCACATCGCTTGCGTGGACGCTCAGAAGCGCTGCGCGCAAGGTAAATACGCCTGA